One region of Caldimonas thermodepolymerans genomic DNA includes:
- a CDS encoding copper chaperone PCu(A)C — translation MNLNLRFPSLALAALLAAFTLPAAAHDYRVGPLHIDHPWARPTVPGQQSGGAFMKIANRGEVDDKLLSAHSPVAASTEVHSMTMDGHVMRMREIPELPVPAGQTVELRPGGYHVMFMGLRAPLKAGESVPLTLRFERAGEVTVAVKVEMRAQPAQPAGGHGTGGHHHH, via the coding sequence ATGAACCTGAACCTGCGATTTCCTTCCCTCGCCCTGGCGGCGCTGCTGGCCGCCTTCACCCTGCCCGCGGCGGCGCATGACTACCGCGTCGGCCCCCTGCACATCGACCATCCGTGGGCACGGCCCACGGTGCCCGGCCAGCAGTCCGGCGGGGCCTTCATGAAGATCGCCAACCGCGGCGAGGTGGACGACAAGCTGTTGTCCGCGCACTCGCCGGTGGCCGCATCGACCGAAGTGCACAGCATGACGATGGACGGCCACGTGATGCGCATGCGCGAGATCCCCGAGCTGCCGGTGCCGGCCGGGCAGACCGTCGAGCTGCGACCGGGCGGCTACCACGTCATGTTCATGGGGCTGCGCGCCCCGCTCAAGGCGGGCGAGAGCGTGCCGCTGACCTTGCGGTTCGAACGCGCCGGCGAGGTGACCGTGGCCGTGAAGGTCGAGATGCGCGCGCAACCGGCCCAGCCTGCCGGCGGGCACGGCACCGGCGGCCATCATCACCACTGA
- a CDS encoding TRAP transporter substrate-binding protein: MERRSFIRSAGLAGVLASGIAPAVVHAQTTLRWRLASSFPKTLDTIYGGAEVFAQKVSEMTGGKFQITVHAAGELMPAFGVVDGVQNATVEIAHTAPYYFFGKDDTFAIGGAIPFGMNSRQMTAWMHEGNGMKLMREFYANYNIINFSGGNTGAQMGGWFRKEIKSLADMKGLKFRIGGFAGKVIERLGGVPQNIPGGEIYQALEKGTIDAAEWIGPYDDLKLGFHKVAPYYYYPGWWEGGLELAFYINTKAYESLNAEYKAIVEAAASHAHLDMQAKYDGRNPEALKQLVAQKVKLMPFPKDTMDAAFKETMALYSELSAKNPAWKKIYSDYAAFRRDQNLWFRFTEAQFDRYMQSARL, from the coding sequence ATGGAACGCCGATCGTTCATCCGCAGTGCCGGCCTGGCCGGGGTGCTGGCCTCCGGCATCGCTCCGGCCGTGGTTCACGCCCAAACCACCCTGCGCTGGCGCCTGGCGTCCAGCTTCCCCAAGACGCTGGACACCATCTATGGAGGTGCCGAGGTTTTCGCGCAGAAGGTCAGCGAAATGACCGGAGGCAAGTTCCAGATCACGGTGCATGCCGCCGGTGAGCTGATGCCCGCCTTCGGGGTCGTCGACGGCGTGCAGAACGCCACCGTCGAGATCGCGCACACCGCGCCGTATTACTTCTTCGGCAAGGACGACACCTTCGCCATCGGCGGCGCCATTCCCTTCGGCATGAATTCGCGCCAGATGACCGCGTGGATGCACGAAGGCAACGGCATGAAGCTGATGCGCGAGTTCTACGCGAACTACAACATCATCAACTTCTCGGGCGGCAACACCGGCGCCCAGATGGGCGGCTGGTTCCGCAAGGAGATCAAGTCGCTCGCCGACATGAAGGGCCTGAAGTTCCGCATCGGCGGCTTCGCGGGCAAGGTGATCGAACGCCTGGGCGGCGTGCCGCAGAACATCCCCGGCGGCGAGATCTACCAGGCGCTGGAGAAGGGCACGATCGACGCCGCCGAATGGATCGGCCCGTACGACGACCTGAAGCTCGGCTTCCACAAGGTGGCGCCGTACTACTACTACCCCGGCTGGTGGGAAGGCGGCCTGGAGCTGGCCTTCTACATCAACACCAAGGCCTACGAGTCGCTGAACGCCGAGTACAAGGCCATCGTCGAGGCCGCTGCGTCGCACGCCCACCTCGACATGCAGGCCAAGTACGACGGCCGCAACCCCGAGGCGCTGAAGCAGCTGGTGGCCCAGAAGGTCAAGCTGATGCCGTTCCCGAAGGACACGATGGATGCGGCCTTCAAGGAAACGATGGCGCTGTACTCCGAACTCTCGGCCAAGAACCCGGCCTGGAAGAAGATCTACAGCGACTACGCCGCCTTCCGCCGCGACCAGAACCTCTGGTTCCGCTTCACGGAAGCGCAGTTCGACCGCTACATGCAGTCGGCCCGACTGTAA
- a CDS encoding tetratricopeptide repeat protein has product MSAFLVAAGTLGLLAWLGLVRARWAGPAVPRPSWPLMAGVACLLAAVGAGGYLAVGSPQRLADDPAAVPGAGPWGEAIRQLQHELAAHPDEVRLWVLLARAYAAAGEPVPAAQALQRARALRPRDAGLLADHADFLARLQGSRLDGEPMRLVQQALALDPDQPQALALAGAAAYARRDFVQAARHWERLAALRADDAALAQPLRERAAQARQLAAARGDGPSPASRP; this is encoded by the coding sequence ATGAGCGCGTTCCTCGTCGCCGCCGGCACGTTGGGGCTGCTCGCCTGGCTGGGCCTGGTCCGCGCACGCTGGGCGGGGCCTGCGGTGCCACGTCCGTCGTGGCCGCTGATGGCGGGGGTGGCGTGCCTCCTGGCGGCGGTCGGCGCCGGGGGCTACCTGGCAGTCGGGTCGCCGCAGCGGCTTGCGGACGACCCGGCCGCCGTGCCGGGGGCCGGGCCGTGGGGGGAGGCGATCCGGCAACTGCAGCACGAGCTCGCCGCGCACCCGGACGAGGTGCGCCTGTGGGTGCTGCTGGCGCGCGCGTACGCGGCCGCGGGCGAACCGGTGCCGGCCGCGCAGGCGTTGCAGCGGGCACGCGCCTTGCGGCCGCGCGACGCCGGCTTGCTGGCCGACCATGCGGACTTTCTCGCCCGGCTGCAGGGCTCGCGCCTGGACGGCGAGCCGATGCGGCTGGTGCAGCAGGCCCTGGCGCTGGACCCTGACCAGCCCCAGGCGCTGGCGCTGGCCGGGGCTGCGGCCTACGCGCGGCGCGACTTCGTGCAGGCCGCGCGCCACTGGGAACGGCTGGCCGCGTTGCGCGCAGACGATGCCGCCCTGGCGCAGCCGTTGCGTGAGCGCGCCGCGCAGGCGCGGCAGCTGGCAGCCGCGCGCGGCGACGGGCCGTCCCCTGCGTCGCGACCATGA
- a CDS encoding cytochrome c-type biogenesis protein, whose product MNEWRVLPCIVLLAGCAAGVRAAETGVELEARVMRIAAELRCPVCPNESVAESQAGLARDLREQVRRLLAEGRSEQEVLAYMSARHGDAVRYRPPWSASTWALWAAPSVLLAGGMACLCVALRRRQRLDAARFEPDPGEGAPR is encoded by the coding sequence ATGAATGAGTGGCGCGTCCTGCCTTGCATCGTGTTGCTGGCCGGCTGCGCCGCGGGGGTGCGGGCCGCGGAGACCGGCGTCGAGCTGGAGGCCCGGGTGATGCGCATCGCCGCCGAGCTGCGTTGCCCGGTCTGCCCCAACGAGTCCGTCGCGGAATCGCAGGCGGGCCTGGCGCGCGACCTGCGCGAACAGGTGCGGCGCCTGCTCGCCGAAGGACGCAGCGAGCAGGAAGTGCTGGCGTACATGAGCGCACGCCATGGCGACGCGGTGCGTTACCGTCCGCCATGGAGCGCGAGCACCTGGGCATTGTGGGCTGCCCCGTCCGTGCTGCTGGCCGGCGGCATGGCCTGCCTGTGCGTCGCGCTGCGGCGCCGGCAACGGCTGGATGCCGCCCGGTTCGAGCCCGATCCCGGGGAGGGGGCGCCGCGATGA
- a CDS encoding DsbE family thiol:disulfide interchange protein, whose amino-acid sequence MRAPRHAVPLAIFLVVAALLWRGLALESRAGPAPQLNQPLPAFALPRLHAPSMLLTREDLRGRAWVLNVWASWCATCLEEHALWVEVSRTHAVPLIGLNYKDRREDALDWLQRHGDPYRASVIDAQGRVGLDLGVYGVPETFVIDRDGVVRFRHVGAVTDEVLRTRLLPLLESLHE is encoded by the coding sequence ATGAGGGCCCCGCGTCACGCCGTGCCGCTGGCGATCTTCCTCGTCGTGGCCGCGCTGCTGTGGCGCGGGCTGGCCCTGGAGTCACGGGCCGGTCCGGCGCCGCAGCTCAACCAGCCCCTGCCGGCGTTCGCGCTGCCGCGGCTGCATGCACCGTCGATGCTGCTGACGCGCGAGGACCTGCGCGGGCGTGCCTGGGTGCTCAACGTCTGGGCCTCGTGGTGTGCCACCTGCCTGGAAGAACACGCGCTGTGGGTCGAGGTGTCGCGCACCCACGCGGTTCCGCTGATCGGGCTCAACTACAAGGACCGGCGCGAGGATGCGCTGGACTGGCTGCAGCGCCACGGCGACCCGTACCGGGCCTCGGTGATCGATGCGCAGGGGCGCGTGGGCCTCGACCTCGGCGTCTACGGCGTGCCGGAAACCTTCGTCATCGATCGCGACGGCGTGGTGCGCTTCCGCCACGTGGGCGCGGTGACCGACGAAGTGCTGCGCACGCGCCTGTTGCCCCTGCTGGAGTCGCTGCATGAATGA
- a CDS encoding heme lyase CcmF/NrfE family subunit, whose protein sequence is MIPELGQVALLLALAVALVQASVPLAGAVRGRADWMALARPAAGVGCLLAATAMACLVASFVRLDPSVAYVARHADAMLPTGYRIAAAWAGHEGSMLLWLLMLNAWAWAVARGSAGLPPPFVARVLAVLGGMAAGLALLILGVSNPFGRLWPAPLDGQGLNPLLQHPGMALHPLLLHTGYVGLAVTFAFAVAALLEGRLDATWARWVRPWTTAAWGGLTLGILAGSLWAYDVLGWGGWWFWDPVENASFMPWLAATALIHALAVTEKRGAFKGWTLLLALLAFSLSLLGTFLVRSGVLSSVHAFATDPRRGLSLLVFVLLVVGGALALYAARAPRLGLGARFGPVSRESLLLAQTVLLVVAMLTVLLGTLYPLVIEALGAAPISVGAPYFETVLAPPLLAMLWLLGLGVRLPWKQATWRDAWGRMRRPGALALGAAAGAAWVTGRSAPGIVLGWALGCWILATLVADLRERGAKGRMLRLPRAAAGMHLAHLGVAVFAFGVCMSGDVLQRDAKLGMGDSAGLGGHVFTFRGVRDVHGPNYLAQQALIDVHRDGQLVAQLTPEKRLYHHQRSPVTEVAIARGVVRDLYVALAEPVDGGAAWIVRLRLQPFVNWIWAGALLMALGGALAASDRRYRGREHRHDVPAPAWQEARA, encoded by the coding sequence ATGATCCCCGAGCTGGGCCAGGTGGCCCTGCTGCTCGCACTGGCCGTCGCGCTGGTGCAGGCGAGCGTGCCGCTGGCCGGGGCGGTGCGCGGCCGCGCCGACTGGATGGCGCTGGCGCGTCCGGCCGCGGGCGTCGGCTGCCTGCTGGCGGCCACCGCCATGGCCTGCCTGGTCGCGTCCTTCGTGCGGCTCGATCCTTCGGTGGCCTACGTGGCACGCCATGCCGATGCGATGCTGCCGACCGGCTACCGGATCGCGGCTGCCTGGGCCGGCCACGAGGGCTCGATGCTGCTGTGGCTGCTGATGCTCAATGCCTGGGCCTGGGCGGTGGCACGCGGCAGCGCCGGGCTGCCGCCGCCGTTCGTCGCACGCGTGCTGGCCGTGCTGGGTGGCATGGCGGCAGGGCTGGCGCTGCTCATCCTGGGCGTGTCCAACCCGTTCGGGCGCCTGTGGCCGGCGCCGCTGGACGGGCAGGGGCTCAACCCACTGCTGCAGCACCCCGGCATGGCGTTGCACCCGCTGCTGCTCCACACCGGCTACGTGGGCCTGGCGGTGACCTTCGCCTTTGCGGTGGCAGCCCTGCTCGAAGGGCGCCTGGATGCCACCTGGGCGCGCTGGGTGCGGCCCTGGACCACCGCGGCCTGGGGCGGCCTGACGCTCGGCATCCTGGCCGGCAGCCTGTGGGCCTACGACGTGCTGGGCTGGGGCGGCTGGTGGTTCTGGGACCCGGTCGAGAACGCGTCGTTCATGCCGTGGCTGGCCGCGACCGCCCTCATCCACGCCCTGGCGGTCACCGAGAAGCGCGGCGCCTTCAAGGGCTGGACGTTGCTGCTGGCCCTGCTCGCGTTCTCGCTGTCGCTGCTCGGGACCTTCCTGGTCCGCTCGGGCGTGCTGAGTTCTGTGCACGCGTTCGCCACCGACCCGCGACGCGGGCTGTCCCTCCTGGTCTTCGTGCTGCTGGTGGTGGGCGGCGCGCTGGCGCTGTATGCCGCCCGCGCGCCACGCCTGGGCCTGGGCGCGCGCTTCGGCCCGGTCTCGCGCGAGAGCCTGCTGCTGGCCCAGACCGTGCTGCTGGTGGTGGCGATGCTGACCGTGCTGCTCGGCACGCTGTATCCGCTGGTGATCGAGGCGCTGGGTGCCGCACCGATCTCGGTCGGCGCACCGTACTTCGAGACCGTGCTCGCGCCGCCGCTGCTGGCGATGCTGTGGCTGCTCGGGCTGGGCGTGCGGCTGCCCTGGAAGCAGGCGACGTGGCGCGACGCGTGGGGGCGCATGCGCCGGCCCGGCGCCTTGGCGCTGGGTGCGGCCGCCGGCGCGGCCTGGGTGACGGGCCGCAGCGCCCCTGGCATCGTGCTCGGCTGGGCGCTGGGCTGCTGGATCCTCGCCACCCTCGTGGCGGACCTGCGCGAGCGCGGGGCCAAGGGGCGCATGCTGCGCCTGCCGCGCGCGGCAGCTGGCATGCACCTGGCGCACCTGGGCGTGGCAGTGTTCGCGTTCGGCGTCTGCATGAGCGGCGACGTGCTGCAGCGCGACGCGAAACTGGGCATGGGCGACAGCGCCGGGCTGGGCGGCCACGTCTTCACCTTCCGCGGGGTGCGTGACGTGCACGGTCCCAACTACCTGGCGCAGCAGGCGCTCATCGACGTGCACCGCGACGGCCAGCTGGTCGCGCAGCTGACGCCGGAGAAACGCCTGTACCACCATCAACGCAGCCCGGTCACCGAGGTGGCCATCGCACGCGGCGTGGTGCGCGACCTGTACGTCGCGCTGGCCGAGCCGGTCGACGGCGGTGCGGCATGGATCGTGCGGCTGCGCCTGCAGCCCTTCGTCAACTGGATCTGGGCCGGGGCGCTGCTGATGGCGCTGGGCGGGGCATTGGCGGCGAGCGACCGGCGCTACCGCGGCCGGGAGCATCGGCACGACGTGCCGGCGCCAGCGTGGCAGGAGGCGCGCGCATGA
- the ccmE gene encoding cytochrome c maturation protein CcmE: MTPRRRRLATVLGLLATVALAATLVVQALRSHLVFYYSPSQVAAREAPAGRAFRIGGLVEPGSVRRDGLKVQFVVTDTAQSLPVRYEGPLPDLFAEGQGVVAQGRLGEDGVFLARQVLAKHDEDYVPPPAAQAVRQAAHGGRP, from the coding sequence ATGACCCCGCGCCGGCGCCGCCTCGCGACCGTGCTCGGCCTGCTGGCCACGGTGGCGCTGGCCGCGACGCTGGTGGTGCAGGCCCTGCGCAGCCACCTGGTCTTCTACTACTCGCCCAGCCAGGTGGCCGCGCGCGAGGCACCGGCCGGCCGGGCATTCCGCATCGGCGGCCTGGTCGAGCCCGGCAGCGTGCGGCGCGACGGGCTCAAGGTGCAGTTCGTCGTCACCGACACCGCGCAGTCGCTGCCGGTGCGCTACGAGGGGCCGCTGCCGGACCTGTTCGCCGAGGGGCAGGGCGTGGTGGCCCAGGGGCGGCTCGGCGAGGACGGGGTGTTCCTGGCCCGGCAGGTGCTGGCCAAGCACGACGAGGACTACGTGCCGCCGCCCGCCGCCCAGGCGGTGCGGCAGGCCGCGCACGGAGGACGGCCATGA
- the ccmD gene encoding heme exporter protein CcmD: protein MSWEHVTALLALDGHGGYVWGAYGLALLAVLLEGWLVARRRRRAVGLVAQLMDGEGAR, encoded by the coding sequence ATGAGCTGGGAACACGTCACGGCGCTTCTAGCCCTGGACGGTCACGGGGGCTACGTCTGGGGCGCCTACGGCCTCGCGCTGCTGGCCGTGCTGCTGGAGGGCTGGCTGGTCGCGCGCCGGCGCCGGCGCGCGGTCGGCCTGGTGGCGCAGCTGATGGACGGGGAGGGCGCACGATGA
- the ccmC gene encoding heme ABC transporter permease CcmC, whose amino-acid sequence MRWTACAAPPRFYALAGALVPWLWTVAALCAAAGLYIGLCVAPPEARQGEVYRIVYIHVPAAWMSMFLYVVMAGWAVLGWTLNVRTADILARSLAPTGAMFTALALATGALWGQPTWGTWWVWDARLTSELILLFLYLGYIALAEAHEDPRRGDRAAGLLAIVGVVNVPVIYFSVQWWNTLHQGATVRFDAAPRMATVMFVAMLLMTLACWAYAAAVSLTRARAIVLEREAHAAWAQALSGARGVA is encoded by the coding sequence ATGCGCTGGACTGCCTGTGCCGCCCCGCCGCGCTTCTACGCGCTGGCCGGCGCCCTGGTGCCCTGGCTGTGGACCGTCGCCGCGCTGTGTGCGGCCGCGGGCCTGTACATCGGCCTGTGCGTCGCGCCGCCGGAAGCGCGCCAGGGCGAGGTGTACCGCATCGTCTACATCCACGTGCCGGCGGCCTGGATGTCGATGTTCCTCTACGTGGTGATGGCGGGCTGGGCGGTGCTGGGCTGGACGCTCAACGTGCGCACCGCCGACATCCTGGCGCGCTCGCTCGCGCCCACCGGCGCGATGTTCACCGCGCTGGCGCTGGCCACCGGCGCGCTGTGGGGCCAGCCGACCTGGGGCACCTGGTGGGTGTGGGACGCGCGGCTGACCTCCGAGCTGATCCTGCTGTTCCTCTACCTGGGCTACATCGCGCTGGCCGAGGCCCACGAGGACCCGCGCCGCGGCGACCGCGCGGCCGGGCTGCTGGCCATCGTCGGGGTGGTCAACGTGCCGGTGATCTACTTCTCGGTGCAGTGGTGGAACACCCTGCACCAGGGCGCCACGGTGCGCTTCGACGCGGCGCCGCGCATGGCCACCGTCATGTTCGTCGCGATGCTGCTGATGACGCTGGCCTGCTGGGCCTATGCGGCGGCCGTGAGCCTGACGCGTGCCCGCGCCATCGTGCTCGAGCGCGAGGCGCATGCCGCCTGGGCGCAGGCGCTGTCCGGCGCGAGGGGCGTGGCATGA
- the ccmB gene encoding heme exporter protein CcmB has protein sequence MNPGALCWTLYLRELRLASRRRLDLVLPWAFLVAAAVVFPLAVGPEPELLRRIAPGVVWACSLLAALLSVGSLYAGDHADGSLEQMLCSGRGAGVVVVAKVLAHWSLTGVPLALLAPAVGAALGLPASAWPALGASLLLGTPVLSLLGALAAALTLGLRGSLLVVLLVLPLAVPVLVFGTGAVAAVEGGQSPAPYCALLAAVLMLTALVAVPAGAAALRLSME, from the coding sequence GTGAACCCGGGTGCGCTGTGCTGGACCCTGTACCTGCGCGAGCTGCGGCTGGCCTCGCGGCGGCGGCTCGACCTGGTGCTGCCCTGGGCCTTCCTGGTCGCCGCGGCGGTGGTGTTCCCGCTGGCCGTCGGGCCGGAGCCCGAGCTGCTGCGCCGCATCGCGCCGGGCGTGGTGTGGGCCTGCTCGCTGCTGGCGGCGCTGCTGTCGGTCGGCTCGCTATACGCCGGCGACCATGCCGACGGGTCGCTGGAGCAGATGCTGTGCAGCGGCCGGGGCGCCGGGGTCGTGGTCGTCGCCAAGGTGCTGGCGCACTGGAGCCTGACCGGCGTGCCGCTCGCGCTGCTGGCGCCCGCGGTTGGCGCGGCGCTGGGCCTGCCCGCGTCGGCCTGGCCGGCGCTCGGTGCCTCGCTGCTGCTCGGCACGCCGGTGCTGAGCCTGCTGGGGGCGCTGGCGGCCGCGCTGACGCTGGGGCTGCGCGGTTCCCTGCTGGTCGTGCTGCTGGTGCTGCCGCTGGCGGTGCCGGTGCTGGTGTTCGGCACCGGCGCGGTCGCGGCCGTCGAGGGCGGGCAGTCGCCCGCGCCGTACTGTGCCTTGCTGGCCGCCGTGCTGATGCTGACCGCGCTGGTCGCCGTGCCGGCCGGCGCGGCGGCGCTGCGTCTGTCGATGGAGTGA
- the ccmA gene encoding heme ABC exporter ATP-binding protein CcmA — translation MIVRAAFTDAAALHLRARALACRRGARLLFRDLHVELHGGELLWVRGHNGSGKTSLLRLLAGLAPPAEGSVECLAGQPLYLGHHNALKDELSVAESLAFLLRLQGSAADPASVAWALDRMGLKPLAPAPVRLLSQGQRRRVALARLVAASAVATWLLDEPFDALDLEGCARLHELIVAHRRRGGSVLLTSHQFVQWPGLAPRELDLDGLPH, via the coding sequence ATGATCGTGCGCGCCGCCTTCACCGATGCGGCCGCGCTGCACCTGCGCGCACGGGCGCTGGCCTGCCGGCGCGGCGCGCGGCTGCTGTTCCGGGACCTGCACGTCGAGCTGCACGGCGGCGAGCTGCTGTGGGTGCGCGGGCACAACGGCAGCGGCAAGACCAGCCTGCTGCGCCTGCTCGCGGGGCTGGCGCCGCCCGCGGAGGGCAGCGTCGAGTGCCTGGCCGGGCAGCCGCTCTACCTGGGGCACCACAACGCGCTGAAGGACGAGCTGAGCGTGGCCGAGTCGCTGGCCTTCCTGCTGCGCCTGCAGGGCAGCGCGGCGGACCCGGCGAGCGTCGCCTGGGCGCTGGACCGCATGGGCCTGAAGCCGCTCGCGCCGGCGCCGGTGCGGCTGCTGTCGCAGGGGCAGCGCCGCCGCGTCGCGCTGGCGCGGCTGGTTGCCGCGAGCGCGGTCGCCACGTGGCTGCTCGACGAACCGTTCGACGCGCTCGACCTGGAAGGCTGCGCGCGCCTGCACGAGCTGATCGTCGCGCACCGCCGGCGCGGCGGCAGCGTGCTGCTGACCAGCCACCAGTTCGTCCAGTGGCCGGGGCTCGCGCCGCGTGAGCTCGACCTGGACGGGCTGCCGCACTGA
- a CDS encoding AgmX/PglI C-terminal domain-containing protein, translated as MSAATVSFRAPVLPWAVSPEDEARFRRILRNVLGISVMLCLLFMLWPRPVQERGPVQALPPRVAKMMLERELARPVPPPPPAPQAARTPAPPREAATPERAAPTTSPRDRKPEPDKPATVRNPVVEARNPQPGKAPGEVGEARRRAAGVGLLAMKDELAELRGAPLAVQIPQDVKPGKGVGSGEGVGVGAGSEPGIPTRSLITSNATGGSGGINTAAYSRHTGGGGLAGRATTLVEGVAGGGGGGGPGTGGIRGDGMGTGTGSGKGSAGGTVQRSGSGKASRSIEEIKLVFERHKGAIYAIYNRALREDPTLQGKVVMQLTIAPSGAVVNCRIVSSELNAPDLESKLLARVRQFDFGAKDVEQMVVTWPVDFLPS; from the coding sequence ATGAGCGCCGCCACCGTCTCCTTCCGCGCCCCGGTGCTGCCCTGGGCCGTCTCGCCCGAGGACGAGGCGCGCTTCCGGCGCATCCTGCGCAACGTGCTGGGCATCAGCGTGATGCTGTGCCTGCTGTTCATGCTGTGGCCGCGGCCGGTGCAAGAACGCGGCCCGGTGCAGGCGCTGCCGCCGCGCGTCGCGAAGATGATGCTCGAACGAGAGCTGGCGCGGCCCGTGCCGCCGCCACCGCCCGCACCGCAGGCGGCACGCACGCCGGCGCCGCCGCGCGAGGCCGCGACCCCCGAGCGCGCCGCGCCGACCACCTCGCCGCGTGACCGCAAGCCCGAGCCGGACAAGCCGGCCACCGTGCGCAATCCGGTGGTCGAGGCGCGCAACCCGCAGCCCGGCAAGGCTCCCGGCGAGGTGGGCGAGGCGCGCCGGCGCGCCGCCGGGGTGGGGCTGCTGGCGATGAAGGACGAACTGGCCGAGCTGCGCGGCGCGCCGCTGGCGGTGCAGATCCCGCAGGACGTCAAGCCCGGCAAGGGCGTCGGGAGCGGCGAAGGCGTGGGCGTGGGCGCCGGCTCCGAGCCGGGCATCCCGACGCGCTCGCTGATCACCTCCAACGCCACCGGCGGCAGCGGCGGCATCAACACCGCCGCCTACAGCCGCCACACCGGCGGCGGGGGCCTGGCCGGCCGCGCGACCACGCTGGTCGAAGGCGTGGCCGGCGGCGGGGGCGGGGGCGGCCCGGGCACGGGCGGCATCCGCGGCGACGGCATGGGCACCGGGACCGGCAGCGGCAAGGGGAGCGCCGGCGGCACGGTGCAGCGCAGTGGCAGCGGCAAGGCCTCGCGCTCGATCGAGGAGATCAAGCTGGTGTTCGAGCGCCACAAGGGCGCGATCTACGCGATCTACAACCGCGCGCTGCGCGAGGACCCGACGCTGCAGGGCAAGGTGGTGATGCAGCTGACCATCGCGCCTTCGGGGGCGGTGGTGAACTGCCGCATCGTCTCCAGCGAGCTCAACGCGCCCGACCTGGAGAGCAAGCTGCTCGCGCGCGTGCGCCAGTTCGACTTCGGGGCCAAGGACGTCGAGCAGATGGTCGTGACCTGGCCCGTGGACTTCCTGCCGTCATGA
- a CDS encoding ExbD/TolR family protein translates to MKLTPLQKRAERRARNQSHVDMNLVALIDIFTILIFFLLSSATGVEILPSHKAVKLPYSTAEAAPHETVVVTVSAEDILVDGRVVATVDEVMAAEGDLIAPLQAELERLRTQRKVIREENEAASRAVTVMGDRQIPYRLLRKVMYTAARADFTDVSFAVIRKYEAS, encoded by the coding sequence ATGAAGCTGACGCCGCTGCAGAAACGGGCCGAACGGCGTGCGCGCAACCAGTCGCACGTCGACATGAACCTGGTGGCCCTGATCGACATCTTCACGATCCTGATCTTCTTCCTGCTGTCCAGCGCGACCGGGGTCGAGATCCTGCCCAGCCACAAGGCGGTGAAGCTGCCGTACTCCACGGCCGAGGCCGCACCGCACGAGACCGTGGTGGTGACCGTCAGCGCCGAGGACATCCTGGTCGACGGGCGGGTGGTCGCCACCGTGGACGAGGTGATGGCCGCCGAGGGCGACCTGATCGCGCCGCTGCAGGCGGAGCTGGAGCGGCTGCGCACGCAGCGCAAGGTGATCCGCGAGGAGAACGAGGCGGCCAGCCGCGCCGTCACGGTCATGGGCGACCGGCAGATCCCGTACCGCCTGCTGCGCAAGGTGATGTACACGGCGGCGCGCGCCGACTTCACCGACGTGTCGTTCGCCGTGATCAGAAAGTACGAGGCCTCATGA
- a CDS encoding ExbD/TolR family protein, producing the protein MAVRRLRKQPASLEVTAFINLIVVLVPFLLSTAVFTRLSVLELSLPAQSSGVEQLKVDDLKLEVVIRPDALEVGDRIGGLIQRIPNGAAGPDTKALAALVLALKQRFPDTRSATVLASPETPYDVLVQVMDAVRATYRAAGAELVHTELFPDISIGDAPVAQRR; encoded by the coding sequence ATGGCCGTCCGACGCCTTCGCAAGCAGCCGGCCTCGCTGGAGGTCACCGCGTTCATCAACCTGATCGTGGTGCTGGTGCCGTTCCTGCTGTCCACCGCGGTGTTCACGCGGCTGTCGGTGCTGGAGCTGTCGCTGCCGGCGCAGTCCTCCGGCGTCGAGCAGCTGAAGGTCGACGACCTCAAGCTGGAGGTGGTGATCCGTCCCGACGCGCTGGAGGTCGGCGACCGCATCGGCGGGCTGATCCAGCGCATCCCGAACGGTGCCGCGGGGCCCGACACGAAGGCGCTGGCGGCGCTGGTGCTGGCGCTCAAGCAGCGTTTTCCCGACACCCGCAGCGCCACCGTGCTGGCCAGTCCCGAGACGCCGTACGACGTGCTGGTGCAGGTGATGGACGCGGTGCGCGCGACCTACCGTGCCGCGGGCGCGGAGCTCGTGCACACCGAGCTGTTCCCCGACATCTCGATCGGCGACGCGCCGGTCGCCCAGCGGAGGTGA